A stretch of the Desulfobacter sp. genome encodes the following:
- the amrA gene encoding AmmeMemoRadiSam system protein A, with amino-acid sequence MTGQLCQGEGRLLLKMARASIGEKLGIQSCDPKDGDQDLGFLKEKRGLFVTLHKKGHLRGCIGTIEPVKPLGSGICENAVCAAFKDYRFPPLTEDEFSCMDIEISLLSIPEMLEYKSPEDLVQRLVPGRDGVIVEKAGCRATFLPQVWEHLPLCDAFLSQLCTKAGLGADAWQKEDLTIYTYGVQSFAEGCPPDL; translated from the coding sequence ATGACAGGTCAATTATGTCAAGGTGAGGGCAGGCTGCTTTTAAAAATGGCCAGGGCCAGTATTGGTGAAAAATTAGGGATTCAATCTTGCGATCCAAAAGACGGTGACCAGGACCTGGGTTTTTTGAAAGAAAAGCGGGGCCTTTTTGTCACCCTTCATAAAAAAGGGCATCTTCGCGGGTGTATCGGTACCATTGAACCTGTGAAACCCCTGGGATCCGGTATTTGTGAGAACGCGGTGTGTGCGGCTTTTAAAGATTACAGGTTTCCCCCGTTGACCGAAGATGAGTTTTCTTGTATGGACATTGAGATCAGCCTGTTGTCAATACCTGAAATGCTGGAGTATAAAAGCCCGGAGGACCTGGTCCAAAGGCTTGTACCCGGTCGCGACGGGGTGATTGTTGAAAAAGCGGGGTGCCGGGCCACGTTCTTGCCCCAGGTATGGGAGCATCTCCCCCTTTGTGATGCATTTTTAAGCCAGTTGTGCACCAAGGCGGGACTTGGGGCCGATGCCTGGCAAAAAGAGGACTTGACCATATATACCTATGGTGTTCAGTCTTTTGCAGAGGGCTGCCCGCCTGATCTTTAA
- a CDS encoding phosphoesterase has product MPDLKEQVLCINRQSLPETWMKKRTVLPMDLSAFVNQCTQSGFAFVDRQKAEQDPGQKQVIPYILLQTQDGSQTAAYNRQGSETRLHNLWSVGIGGHINPIDRSCDQSSFRQILMSGMARELDEELVRQPQEGPTEFAGIISEDITPVGRVHLGAVFRIQTASPHAYVPGPELNQFTWTPTSHLLNLNMELWSELALELIAQVKP; this is encoded by the coding sequence ATGCCAGACCTCAAAGAACAAGTATTGTGCATTAACCGGCAGTCTTTGCCCGAAACATGGATGAAAAAAAGAACCGTCCTGCCAATGGATCTGTCTGCATTTGTCAATCAGTGCACCCAAAGCGGTTTTGCCTTTGTGGACCGGCAAAAGGCAGAACAGGATCCCGGACAAAAACAAGTTATTCCCTATATCCTGCTTCAGACCCAAGATGGCAGCCAAACTGCCGCGTACAACCGCCAGGGAAGTGAAACACGCCTTCATAACCTTTGGTCTGTAGGCATTGGCGGCCATATCAACCCCATTGACCGATCCTGCGACCAATCTAGTTTCAGGCAGATTTTAATGTCTGGCATGGCACGGGAACTGGATGAAGAACTTGTCCGGCAACCCCAAGAAGGGCCTACTGAATTTGCAGGAATTATCAGTGAAGACATCACCCCTGTGGGCAGGGTTCACCTGGGTGCCGTATTCAGGATTCAAACCGCCTCCCCCCATGCCTATGTCCCTGGCCCGGAGCTGAATCAATTTACATGGACGCCCACCAGCCATCTTTTAAATCTGAATATGGAACTCTGGTCTGAACTGGCATTGGAATTGATCGCCCAAGTGAAGCCCTGA
- a CDS encoding DUF3369 domain-containing protein, which translates to MRDKYQTVMDGPLVFAGEESQGAQDLLTPELKKGTWKILVVDDEKDIHEITRITLKGFVFEGRTVSIISAFSGQEAKEIFKTRSDIAMILLDVVMEEEDSGLKLVEYIREEMNNSTVRIVLRTGQPGKAPEHTIISRYDINGYRTKPEFTAHRLFTSVTACLRAYKSLKIIERNQQGLESIIKSTSEVFKTKSFNAFGIQVLDQLGAILNLQTDSGVCGGYFIGFPMGRSLMIAGTGEFAGMDGVPIEQVLSDFGVDEYERLFDQGGEAFVFGMYIGVFKTKEGFTSTLFLKGADLLSSEEHYLLRIYANNVSIGFDNISLAREIINTQKEVILILGEVVETRSQETANHVTRVAEVCYLLAKLYGMDDEQAELLRLASPMHDVGKIGIPEAILNKPGRLSPEEFSTIKGHARIGYEILNKSNRSIMKAAAITALEHHERWDGKGYPRGLKEEQIHIFGRIAAVADVFDALSHKRCYKDAWPVEKIIDTFKKDAGPHFDPKLAALFLDHIDQFYGINRRFPE; encoded by the coding sequence ATGCGGGATAAATATCAGACCGTAATGGACGGCCCCCTTGTTTTTGCCGGAGAGGAGAGCCAGGGGGCACAGGATTTGTTGACGCCGGAACTCAAAAAGGGAACCTGGAAGATTCTGGTTGTCGACGATGAAAAAGATATCCATGAAATTACCCGGATTACTCTCAAGGGGTTTGTGTTTGAAGGGCGAACCGTCTCTATAATCAGCGCATTTTCCGGGCAGGAGGCAAAAGAAATTTTCAAGACCCGGTCTGATATTGCCATGATTCTTCTGGATGTAGTCATGGAAGAAGAAGACTCGGGACTCAAACTGGTGGAGTATATCCGGGAAGAGATGAACAACAGCACAGTCCGTATTGTTTTGCGTACGGGCCAACCGGGAAAGGCCCCGGAACACACCATCATTTCCAGGTATGACATCAATGGTTACCGGACCAAGCCCGAGTTTACCGCCCATCGGTTGTTTACCAGTGTCACCGCATGCCTCAGGGCCTATAAAAGCCTGAAAATTATTGAACGCAATCAACAGGGGCTGGAATCCATTATCAAGTCCACCTCTGAAGTGTTTAAAACCAAATCCTTTAATGCCTTCGGTATTCAGGTCCTTGATCAATTGGGGGCTATCCTCAATTTACAGACTGATTCAGGGGTTTGCGGCGGATATTTTATCGGTTTTCCCATGGGAAGATCCCTGATGATTGCAGGTACCGGCGAATTCGCCGGAATGGACGGAGTGCCCATTGAGCAGGTCTTGTCTGATTTTGGGGTTGACGAGTATGAGCGCTTGTTTGACCAGGGCGGGGAAGCCTTTGTTTTTGGCATGTATATTGGTGTGTTTAAAACCAAGGAAGGATTTACCAGCACCCTTTTTCTCAAGGGGGCGGACCTGCTCTCTTCCGAAGAGCATTACCTGTTAAGGATTTATGCCAACAATGTATCCATCGGGTTTGACAATATCAGTCTGGCAAGGGAAATTATCAACACCCAAAAAGAGGTGATACTGATTCTCGGGGAGGTTGTGGAAACCAGATCCCAGGAGACTGCAAATCACGTTACCCGTGTGGCAGAAGTATGTTATCTGCTGGCCAAATTATACGGCATGGACGATGAGCAGGCAGAGCTTCTCAGGCTTGCATCTCCCATGCATGATGTGGGTAAGATCGGCATACCCGAAGCCATTTTGAACAAACCGGGCAGGTTAAGCCCGGAAGAGTTTAGTACGATCAAAGGGCATGCCCGCATCGGGTACGAAATTTTGAACAAATCAAATCGTTCCATCATGAAAGCGGCAGCCATTACTGCCCTTGAGCACCATGAACGCTGGGATGGAAAAGGGTATCCAAGGGGGCTGAAAGAAGAGCAGATTCATATTTTCGGCAGGATCGCCGCTGTGGCAGATGTATTTGATGCCTTAAGCCACAAGCGGTGCTACAAAGATGCCTGGCCAGTTGAAAAAATCATTGATACATTTAAAAAAGATGCAGGACCCCATTTTGATCCAAAACTTGCCGCCCTGTTTTTAGATCATATTGATCAGTTCTACGGTATCAACCGCCGGTTTCCTGAGTAG
- a CDS encoding IS4 family transposase: MTHISVPKKQLRSLNFDNFRCSLIKSLSKAPELQSRGDRPLKMTFEDQINALVYFHLQEHKSARHLIQDLKENVFAKENIAPDGGISRSSFCEAINHRGLEQLQFIFEDLYKQALECHPGEHAELGELVSIDGSLINAVLSMHWANYRKGSKKAKVHCGFDINHGIPNKIFLTEGNGAERTFVPKILSKGQTGVMDRGYQSHKEFDLLQEQGKHFVCRIKTRTTRTIIDNHETPSDSYIFYDALVKLGTPNQNQTKRPVRVVGYKIAGVKYYVATDRHDLTAEQIATIYKLRWTIEDFFKWWKEHLKVYHLIARSEYGLMVQILGGLITYLLLTIHCQKQFNEKVTIKRVRQLRTAILNDLFGCEEQGSHSSNRDNIVKDQKIIEQAKT, translated from the coding sequence ATGACGCACATCTCAGTCCCTAAAAAACAACTACGGTCCCTGAACTTTGACAATTTCAGGTGCTCTCTGATAAAGTCACTTTCAAAAGCACCGGAATTACAATCTCGAGGAGACCGCCCTTTAAAAATGACATTCGAAGACCAGATAAATGCTTTGGTTTATTTCCATCTTCAGGAGCACAAGTCTGCCCGACATTTAATTCAGGATCTCAAGGAGAATGTTTTTGCTAAAGAAAATATTGCGCCAGACGGTGGTATCAGCCGTAGTAGTTTCTGTGAAGCCATCAATCACAGGGGACTCGAACAACTGCAATTTATCTTTGAGGATCTTTATAAACAGGCTCTTGAGTGTCATCCGGGTGAACACGCCGAGTTAGGAGAGTTGGTTTCCATTGACGGTAGTCTCATAAATGCAGTCCTTTCAATGCACTGGGCGAACTACAGAAAAGGAAGTAAAAAAGCCAAAGTACATTGCGGATTTGACATTAATCACGGAATCCCAAACAAAATCTTTTTGACTGAAGGCAACGGCGCTGAACGCACTTTTGTTCCCAAAATACTTTCCAAGGGGCAAACAGGTGTTATGGATCGTGGATATCAATCCCATAAAGAATTTGACCTGCTTCAGGAGCAAGGCAAACATTTTGTCTGCCGTATAAAAACCAGGACAACAAGAACAATTATTGATAACCACGAGACCCCTTCCGACAGCTACATTTTTTATGATGCACTGGTTAAACTTGGTACTCCGAATCAAAACCAGACGAAAAGGCCTGTTCGGGTTGTTGGCTATAAAATTGCTGGCGTCAAATACTATGTGGCAACTGACAGGCATGATTTAACAGCGGAACAAATAGCAACAATTTATAAACTCCGGTGGACCATTGAGGATTTTTTCAAATGGTGGAAAGAACATCTGAAGGTATATCATCTCATTGCCCGCAGTGAATACGGCCTTATGGTTCAGATTCTTGGCGGCCTTATCACTTACCTGTTACTGACAATCCATTGCCAAAAACAGTTTAATGAAAAGGTCACGATCAAAAGAGTTCGGCAGCTGCGAACCGCCATTCTAAATGACCTGTTTGGCTGCGAGGAGCAGGGCTCTCATAGTTCAAACAGGGACAATATTGTCAAAGATCAAAAAATTATTGAGCAAGCAAAAACCTAA
- a CDS encoding ornithine cyclodeaminase family protein — MLFLNKEDLAQMDQHRIQNAVLTAYELMNSKKFNMPDRIHVQDKENTLLLMPCFGEQYFATKLVSVFPNAAQKGLPVVNGLMTLADNGSGIPLAVMDGAAVTAERTGAVGGLGVRLLTDPQIKTAGIFGAGVQGFSQVRYLMLNRDIQTLLICDINTEAAQTMADNLSATFKDVDVKVVKQPDDLVELSELVIAATTSPQPLFSDDHDLVKGKTFISIGSFRPEMKEFPDAVITCADKVFVDTLFAAKESGDICQPLEKKIKTIEDILPFAGLVGAGRSRENTRGNDQTLFFKSVGMALFDLTVASAIYNLALETKTGTALDF, encoded by the coding sequence ATGCTGTTTTTAAACAAAGAAGATCTGGCTCAAATGGATCAACATCGGATTCAAAATGCTGTTCTCACTGCATACGAGTTGATGAATTCCAAAAAATTTAATATGCCGGACCGTATCCATGTCCAGGACAAGGAAAATACCCTGCTGCTCATGCCTTGTTTTGGTGAGCAATATTTTGCCACCAAGCTGGTCTCTGTCTTTCCCAATGCAGCACAAAAAGGACTGCCTGTGGTCAACGGGCTCATGACCCTGGCCGATAATGGCAGTGGAATCCCGCTGGCTGTTATGGATGGTGCCGCAGTGACCGCAGAAAGAACCGGGGCTGTGGGGGGATTGGGGGTCAGATTGTTAACAGATCCCCAAATCAAGACCGCCGGGATTTTTGGTGCCGGAGTTCAGGGCTTCAGTCAGGTTCGGTATCTGATGCTGAATCGGGATATCCAGACTTTGCTGATTTGTGATATCAATACAGAGGCGGCTCAGACCATGGCAGACAATCTTTCAGCCACATTCAAGGATGTGGATGTCAAGGTGGTAAAACAGCCGGATGACCTGGTTGAACTTTCAGAGTTGGTCATTGCCGCCACCACCAGCCCTCAGCCGTTATTCAGCGATGACCATGACCTGGTCAAAGGAAAAACCTTTATTTCCATTGGTTCTTTTCGGCCGGAGATGAAGGAATTTCCCGATGCCGTGATCACCTGCGCGGACAAGGTGTTTGTGGATACCCTTTTTGCTGCAAAAGAGTCTGGCGATATTTGTCAGCCCCTTGAAAAAAAAATCAAAACAATCGAGGATATTTTGCCTTTTGCCGGTCTGGTCGGGGCCGGGAGATCCAGGGAAAATACCAGGGGAAATGATCAAACCCTGTTTTTTAAATCCGTGGGTATGGCGTTGTTTGATTTGACCGTGGCTTCTGCGATCTACAATCTTGCCCTGGAAACAAAAACAGGTACGGCTCTTGATTTTTAA
- a CDS encoding IS6 family transposase translates to MKNENPFKWRHYEKEIILLNVRWYLRYQLSYRNLEEMMQERGLSVDHSTIYRWVQRYAPEMEKRSRKYLRQSNDSYRIDETYIKVRGKMKYLYRAVDSRGNTIDFLLRSRRNMESAKRFFKKMLRASNSSRPRVLSVDGNPAYPPAVKALKEKKLLNKDCILRQNKYLNNIIEQDHRFIKKLVRAGMGFKTFHSAWRTLKGYEIMNMIRKGQVKNIRKGEILKQKKFVENLFSYAA, encoded by the coding sequence ATGAAAAATGAAAACCCTTTCAAGTGGCGTCATTATGAAAAAGAAATCATCCTGTTGAATGTTCGCTGGTATCTGAGATATCAACTGAGTTACAGGAATCTGGAAGAGATGATGCAAGAACGGGGCTTGTCTGTGGATCACAGTACCATTTACCGATGGGTTCAGCGCTATGCTCCTGAAATGGAAAAGCGAAGCAGGAAGTATCTGCGGCAATCAAATGATTCTTACCGTATTGATGAAACATATATCAAGGTGCGGGGGAAAATGAAGTATCTTTACCGAGCGGTCGATTCCCGTGGAAATACCATCGATTTTCTTCTTCGCAGCAGACGTAATATGGAATCTGCCAAACGATTTTTTAAAAAGATGCTGCGAGCTTCCAATAGCTCCAGACCTCGGGTTCTGAGTGTTGACGGAAATCCTGCATATCCTCCGGCTGTAAAGGCTTTGAAAGAAAAAAAGCTTCTGAATAAGGACTGTATCCTAAGACAGAATAAATATCTGAACAATATTATTGAGCAAGACCACCGGTTTATCAAAAAGCTTGTCAGAGCTGGTATGGGGTTCAAGACATTTCATTCTGCCTGGCGGACGCTAAAAGGCTATGAAATTATGAACATGATCAGAAAAGGACAAGTTAAAAATATCAGGAAGGGAGAAATTTTAAAGCAGAAAAAATTCGTCGAAAATCTGTTTTCTTATGCTGCGTAA
- a CDS encoding NAD-dependent epimerase/dehydratase family protein: protein MVTGGGGFLGKAIVRKLLEKEVTVFSFSRHYYQDLADMGVTQIQGDLGNRECVISAFRGMDTVFHTAAKPGLWGDYDLYYQVNVQGTIHVIEACRENKVQQLVYTSSPSVIFDEFDMENVDESVPYPATYLAPYPQTKALAEKEVVQAAAKGLNAIILRPHLIWGPHDNHLVPGIIARAKQLKIIGRDDDLVDTIYVDNAADAHILAAEKLETRPSLSGNIYFISQNEPISKWKMANAFLSAAGLPPIRGRVSAGTAYAAGWIFEKVFTLFRIQKDPPMTRFAAKELATSHWFNISRAQKDLGYLPKVSTETGLKRLKEWLSSEG from the coding sequence ATGGTTACCGGAGGCGGGGGATTCTTAGGCAAGGCCATTGTCCGCAAATTATTAGAAAAAGAGGTCACGGTTTTTTCTTTTTCACGCCATTATTATCAGGATCTTGCTGATATGGGGGTAACCCAGATCCAGGGAGACCTGGGAAACCGTGAATGTGTAATCTCTGCTTTCAGGGGAATGGACACGGTGTTTCATACCGCGGCTAAACCCGGTCTGTGGGGGGATTATGACCTCTACTATCAGGTCAATGTACAAGGCACCATCCATGTGATCGAGGCCTGCCGGGAAAACAAGGTCCAGCAACTGGTTTACACAAGTTCCCCGTCTGTAATTTTTGATGAATTTGACATGGAAAATGTGGATGAGTCTGTGCCCTATCCTGCCACCTATCTTGCCCCTTATCCCCAGACCAAGGCTCTGGCAGAAAAAGAAGTGGTTCAGGCAGCAGCCAAGGGGCTTAATGCCATTATCCTGAGGCCCCACCTTATTTGGGGACCCCATGACAATCATCTGGTGCCCGGGATTATTGCCAGAGCAAAACAATTGAAAATTATTGGGCGGGATGATGACCTGGTGGATACCATTTACGTGGACAATGCCGCTGATGCACACATCCTGGCGGCTGAAAAACTTGAAACCCGGCCCAGCCTTTCAGGTAATATTTATTTTATCAGCCAGAATGAACCCATTTCTAAATGGAAAATGGCCAATGCCTTTTTGTCGGCAGCTGGACTGCCTCCCATAAGGGGACGGGTTTCGGCTGGAACGGCATATGCCGCCGGCTGGATATTTGAAAAAGTTTTTACCCTTTTCAGAATTCAGAAGGATCCGCCCATGACCCGGTTTGCCGCCAAGGAGCTTGCCACCTCGCATTGGTTTAATATTTCCCGGGCCCAAAAAGACCTGGGATATCTGCCCAAAGTATCCACAGAAACAGGGCTTAAACGGTTAAAAGAATGGCTTTCTTCAGAGGGATAA
- a CDS encoding transcriptional regulator produces the protein MSVDKELLEVVLAIKDVDELMAFFKDIFTPAELDDISLRWKLLKDLHQGVTQRKIAEKYGISLCKITRGSKVLKNKDSVVLKVLNS, from the coding sequence ATGAGTGTTGACAAAGAATTGTTGGAAGTTGTTTTGGCCATAAAAGACGTGGATGAACTCATGGCCTTTTTTAAAGACATCTTCACCCCGGCAGAACTGGATGATATTTCCCTGCGCTGGAAATTACTCAAAGACCTTCACCAGGGGGTGACCCAGCGGAAAATTGCTGAAAAATACGGGATCAGCCTCTGCAAAATCACCCGGGGATCCAAAGTCCTTAAGAACAAGGATTCTGTTGTATTAAAGGTGTTAAACTCTTAG
- a CDS encoding integration host factor subunit alpha, protein MALTKTIIAEKIQNKLNLSRTTTYEVMEEFLEIIKETIENGEDIMISGFGKFCVNEKKARKGRNPATDEEMTLPARRVVTFKCSGKLRDQINS, encoded by the coding sequence ATGGCCTTAACCAAAACCATTATTGCAGAAAAGATACAAAACAAACTCAACCTGTCCAGAACAACGACCTATGAGGTCATGGAAGAGTTTCTCGAAATTATCAAAGAAACCATTGAAAACGGCGAAGACATCATGATATCCGGCTTTGGAAAATTCTGTGTTAACGAAAAAAAAGCCAGAAAGGGAAGAAACCCAGCAACAGATGAAGAAATGACCCTGCCGGCCAGACGCGTCGTCACCTTTAAATGCTCAGGAAAACTTCGAGACCAAATCAATTCCTGA
- a CDS encoding M48 family metallopeptidase, whose amino-acid sequence MFLSEQIIIAIILVSLVGSYLMNNLADYLNLGNLNSPLPNAFCDVYDSDRYDKSQAYLKETTRFGMVSASVDLGLILIFWFCNGFGILDSLVRSLGQNPIVTGLLFIGILGGLKLLVSLPFSVYSTFIIEERYGFNKTTGKTFVLDLIKTILISTVLGSALLSLILWFFESAGSWAWMLCWIATSLFLLGVQYIVPTWIMPLFNRFTPLESGPLKKAIFTYARSIDFPLTQIFVMDGSKRSAKSNAFFTGFGKNKRIVLYDTLIKEQDEKELVGVLAHEMGHFKKKHIQRRMVLGIVQTGILFYLISLFISQESLFHAFFVDTPSVYAGLVFFSILFSPIDLIISIAMQISSRRDEYEADRFAADTTNHPQALISALKKLSAHNLSNLTPHPFYVFLNYSHPPIIERISALEKS is encoded by the coding sequence ATGTTTTTATCAGAACAAATAATTATCGCCATTATTCTGGTCTCCCTTGTGGGCAGTTACCTGATGAATAATCTTGCCGATTACCTGAATCTGGGCAATTTAAATTCCCCACTGCCCAACGCGTTTTGTGATGTTTATGATTCAGATCGGTATGACAAATCCCAAGCATACCTTAAAGAGACCACCCGATTCGGGATGGTCTCTGCAAGCGTTGATCTGGGGCTGATCCTTATCTTCTGGTTCTGCAACGGATTCGGAATTCTGGACAGCCTTGTCAGGAGTCTTGGACAAAACCCCATTGTCACAGGACTTTTGTTCATCGGTATCCTTGGAGGGCTGAAATTATTGGTTTCCCTACCCTTTTCCGTCTACTCCACCTTTATTATTGAAGAGCGGTACGGCTTTAATAAAACCACGGGGAAAACCTTTGTGCTGGACCTGATCAAAACAATTCTCATTTCAACGGTATTGGGATCCGCTCTTCTCTCTTTGATCTTATGGTTTTTCGAGTCTGCAGGATCCTGGGCCTGGATGCTTTGCTGGATTGCCACAAGCCTCTTTCTTCTCGGGGTCCAATATATTGTTCCCACCTGGATCATGCCGTTGTTCAACCGGTTTACCCCCCTTGAATCAGGCCCCTTGAAAAAAGCCATCTTCACCTATGCCCGATCCATTGACTTTCCTTTAACCCAGATTTTTGTCATGGACGGGTCCAAACGAAGTGCAAAATCCAATGCGTTTTTTACCGGATTCGGCAAAAATAAGCGCATCGTCCTGTATGACACCCTGATCAAAGAACAGGATGAAAAAGAGCTGGTTGGGGTATTGGCCCATGAAATGGGCCATTTCAAAAAAAAACATATCCAGCGCCGAATGGTGTTGGGCATTGTTCAGACCGGCATTCTCTTTTATTTAATATCTTTGTTTATTTCCCAGGAAAGTCTTTTCCATGCCTTTTTTGTGGACACCCCTTCTGTGTACGCAGGACTTGTCTTTTTTTCCATTCTCTTTTCCCCCATTGACCTGATCATTTCCATTGCCATGCAGATCTCTTCCCGGAGGGATGAATACGAGGCAGACCGGTTTGCCGCGGACACCACAAACCACCCACAGGCACTGATCTCAGCCTTGAAAAAACTGAGCGCCCATAACCTGTCCAATTTGACCCCCCATCCATTTTATGTGTTTTTAAACTATTCCCATCCGCCGATCATAGAACGGATTTCAGCCCTGGAAAAATCTTAA
- the purB gene encoding adenylosuccinate lyase codes for MTKVSSITPLDGRYARLIEELAEIFSEFGLIRHRVKVEIEWLEFIITDLKLNQIQGQNQDLDLSLLKGIVDRFSVEDALRVKQIEAKTNHDVKAVEYFIKEKMETAGLSSIKEWVHFACTSEDINNTAYGLMLKQGKTLVLGFLKELVRSFEEKAKAYKAVPMMSRTHGQPATPTTVGKEFINYAWRMNQEIEFLESKAVQAKINGATGNYNAHWFAFPDVDWIDASRRFICNHLDLDPILFTTQINPNSALSQILHSLVRAAATMIDFDRDMWGYISLGYFTQRVKKGETGSSTMPHKVNPIDFENSEGNMGIAISMMEHLAVKLQKSRFQRDLSDSTVLRSLGSAFGYFSIGIKNALKGLSKVDLNTAALALDLDDNQALLAEPFQTVMRVYGEKNPYERLKDLTRGQKIGKSDLTAFVTDLEKVPDHVKARMETLSPATYVGLAESLVDTYFKEKK; via the coding sequence ATGACAAAGGTTTCATCAATTACACCGCTGGACGGGCGCTATGCACGCCTGATAGAAGAACTTGCGGAAATTTTCAGCGAATTCGGGCTGATCCGTCACCGGGTAAAAGTAGAAATAGAGTGGCTTGAATTCATTATCACGGATTTAAAACTCAATCAGATTCAAGGCCAAAACCAGGATTTGGATTTATCCTTGCTAAAAGGGATAGTTGACCGATTTTCAGTGGAAGACGCCCTTCGGGTCAAGCAGATAGAAGCCAAGACCAATCACGATGTCAAGGCCGTGGAATATTTTATCAAGGAAAAGATGGAAACGGCCGGGCTTTCATCCATAAAGGAGTGGGTCCATTTTGCCTGTACATCCGAGGATATCAATAACACGGCCTACGGGCTGATGCTCAAACAAGGCAAAACCCTTGTCCTTGGTTTTTTAAAGGAGCTTGTTCGTTCGTTTGAAGAAAAGGCCAAAGCCTACAAAGCCGTGCCCATGATGTCCAGAACCCATGGCCAGCCGGCCACCCCCACCACAGTGGGCAAGGAATTTATCAATTATGCCTGGCGGATGAACCAGGAAATTGAGTTTCTTGAAAGCAAGGCGGTTCAGGCCAAAATAAACGGGGCCACCGGTAATTATAATGCCCATTGGTTTGCCTTTCCCGATGTGGACTGGATTGATGCTTCCCGCAGATTTATCTGCAATCATCTGGACCTGGACCCCATTTTGTTTACCACCCAGATTAACCCCAACTCTGCCCTGTCCCAGATCCTTCATTCCCTGGTCAGGGCGGCTGCCACCATGATTGATTTTGACCGTGACATGTGGGGATATATCAGTCTGGGCTATTTTACTCAGCGGGTGAAAAAAGGGGAAACCGGTTCTTCCACCATGCCCCACAAGGTTAATCCCATTGATTTTGAAAACAGTGAAGGCAATATGGGGATCGCCATTTCCATGATGGAGCATTTGGCTGTTAAACTTCAGAAATCCAGGTTTCAACGGGATTTGAGCGATAGTACGGTCTTGCGAAGCCTTGGGTCGGCCTTTGGTTATTTTTCAATCGGGATCAAGAATGCATTAAAAGGCCTTTCCAAAGTAGACCTGAACACTGCAGCCCTGGCCCTGGATCTTGACGATAATCAGGCGCTTCTAGCTGAACCTTTTCAAACGGTGATGCGGGTTTATGGAGAAAAAAATCCCTATGAGCGGCTCAAGGATTTAACCCGGGGACAGAAAATCGGTAAATCAGACCTGACCGCGTTTGTGACGGATCTGGAAAAGGTGCCTGACCACGTAAAGGCCCGTATGGAAACATTGAGCCCCGCCACCTATGTCGGATTAGCCGAATCATTGGTGGATACCTATTTTAAAGAAAAAAAATAG
- a CDS encoding YfcE family phosphodiesterase produces MAKILVTADIHGSMAAWLTVQALMSEQDSLVVAGDLFDTRYGNYGSQDFQPDHIRSDLKSFDHPFYYVYGNCDVESYYPGQSHEKQFLVFGKTILLHHGHKTGIDHTRADIIIQGHTHLCSLEKKQNKIFLNPGSIALPRNNLATYASIDEKGISLLALKTGKPLASISFS; encoded by the coding sequence ATGGCAAAAATTCTGGTCACAGCAGATATCCACGGCAGCATGGCCGCATGGCTTACAGTTCAAGCCCTGATGTCGGAACAAGACAGCCTCGTGGTTGCAGGAGACCTGTTTGACACCCGGTACGGCAACTATGGATCCCAGGATTTTCAACCCGACCATATTCGTTCAGACTTAAAATCCTTTGACCATCCCTTTTATTATGTATATGGAAACTGTGATGTTGAATCCTATTATCCCGGGCAGAGTCATGAAAAACAATTCTTAGTTTTCGGAAAAACCATTCTCCTCCATCATGGCCACAAGACAGGAATTGATCATACCCGGGCGGATATCATCATCCAGGGCCATACCCATCTGTGCAGCCTTGAAAAAAAACAAAACAAAATTTTCCTGAATCCCGGCAGCATTGCCCTGCCCAGAAATAATTTAGCCACCTACGCCAGCATAGACGAAAAAGGGATATCCCTCCTGGCACTGAAAACAGGAAAACCACTGGCCTCAATTTCTTTTTCTT